One genomic window of Dermacentor andersoni chromosome 8, qqDerAnde1_hic_scaffold, whole genome shotgun sequence includes the following:
- the LOC126529194 gene encoding GTP-binding protein Rhes-like, with the protein MPITGQVPSLSALQPLHEVAHNHHHRHPAKDQYRVVVLGAARVGKTAIVHQFLYDEFPVDYFATVEEFHTAEYDLNGASLTLDIVDTSGSYPFPAMRRLAITTADAFVLVYAIDDPESFEEARGIRDQIAELHSATAPVVVVGNKCDLPAAMRRVRREVAETIVSIDWEHGFVESSAKENVNVFAIFKELLALAKIPYDLNPAVLNKRRRSLPVYATSPTIKDNTLLKRNSCAVS; encoded by the exons ATGCCAATCACGGGCCAGGTACCGTCGCTGTCGGCTCTGCAGCCCCTGCACGAAGTCGcgcacaaccaccaccaccgccacccgGCCAAGGACCAGTACCGCGTGGTGGTACTCGGGGCAGCACGAGTGGGGAAGACGGCCATCGTGCACCAGTTCCTGTACGACGAGTTCCCCGTCGACTACTTTGCCACCGTCGAAGAG TTCCACACGGCCGAATACGATTTGAATGGTGCCTCGCTCACGCTGGACATCGTGGACACGAGTGGCAGCTACCCGTTCCCGGCGATGCGGAGGTTGGCCATCACCACGGCCGACGCGTTCGTGCTCGTTTACGCCATCGACGACCCGGAGTCGTTCGAAGAGGCACGCGGCATCCGCGACCAGATCGCCGAGCTGCACTCGGCCACGGCGCCCGTGGTCGTGGTGGGCAACAAGTGCGACCTGCCCGCCGCGATGCGCCGCGTCAGGCGAGAGGTGGCCGAGACCATCGTCTCCATCGACTGGGAGCACGGCTTCGTCGAGTCCTCGGCCAAGGAGAATGTCAACGTGTTTGCCATCTTCAAGGAACTCCTTGCTCTGGCCAAGATCCCGTATGACCTCAACCCGGCCGTCCTAAACAAGAGGCGGCGCTCGCTGCCCGTCTACGCGACCAGCCCGACCATCAAGGACAACACGTTGCTGAAGAGGAACAGCTGTGCCGTGTCATGA